ATCCTACAAGATTCCGCGAATTAACCTTTGAAATCCTTGGTCACCAGACAGGGGCGCTTCACGCCATTGTGTGAAAGATACTTGCCCGTCTTTGGATCAAAGGATGTGTATTTTTTCGCGCAATAATCGTTGAAGGCCTCTGTGCCGGGAAGCGGTTTTTCGCTGGCAGACTTGGGCGCAGCAGGTTCGGCTGTCGCGTTATCCTGCGGCGCCGCGGTTTCTTGCGCGGGAGGTGCGGGTGCTTTCACCGGCACGGCCTTGGCCTCGACCGCCTTAGGCTTGGGAACGGGTGGCGGTGCTTCGGCCTTTACGGCTTTCGGCTGAAGGCACGAAGCCAACGAAATCTGGAACTTGTGATCCCAAGTGGCTTGATCAGTCGCGGCCTGATCGGCAAAATCTCTTGCATAGGCTTGGCAATACGCTTGCCTGTCGGCATAGGCCGGGGCCGCCAGGGCAGCCAAACTCACACACACAACCAAAAATCTTTTCATGTAGTGCAATCAAGAGCGCAATTATGGCGTGGATGGGGCAAGCCTGACGGCCAGATCACACGCGGCGGCAACTGCTGACGAGAAGCAGGCTTGCAGCAAATAGCCGCCGGTGGGCGCTTCCCACGATACCATTTCGCCGACGCAGTAACAGAGTGGTTGCTTTTTGAGTTGGCCGTTTGCATCAAGCTCTTCGCGCGCCACGCCTCCGGCAGTTGAAATGGCGCGTGCGATGCCGGCGAGGCCTTGCGGCATTAGTTTCACCGCCTTGATACCTTCGGCGGTGAGTGGCGTTTTGGTTTCATGCAGGAGGGCAATCGCTGCCGGGGTAAGGCCCACGGCCTTGCGCAGGAAGTTGGCCTGGCTCATGGCACCGCGCGGCTTGGACAAGCGCTGGGCAATCGCATCACCCGACAGCGTAGGCTTCAAATCGAATATCAGCGGCTTGCCCGGCTCATCGCGGATGTAGCGTGACAAGGCATAGATGGCGCCACCTTCGAGGCCTTGTTTCGAGATGATGACCTCGCCCTTGGCCTCGGCCGCACCATAGCGCAGTTCGAGATTCTTGAGCGGTTGACCGGCGAAACGTTCGGTAAAATGCGCCGTCCACGGAACAATCACCCGGCAGTTGGCGGGCTGCAAGTCATCGACCGTAATGCCAGCCTGGCGGAACAGAGGCACCCAGCCACCATCCGAGCCCAGATGCGGCCAGCTTGCTCCACCCAGTGCCAGCACTTTCGGTGTGCCATCAAAACCCTGCCATTGCGCATTGAACTGGAATGTAACGCCCTGCCCTGCGAGCCGCTGCAGCCAGGCGCGCAACAGCGGCGAGGTCTTCATTGATTTCGGAAAGATGCGTCCTGATGAACCAGTGAATGTTTCTTGACCAAGTTCATTCGCCCAGGCCACGAGCGCATCCGGAGGAAAGGCGCGGATCATCGGTTCGAGGTAATTGCGTGCCTCGCCATAACGGGCGAGGAATTTATCGAGCGGTTCGGAATGGGTGAGGTTCAGGCCACCGCGCCCGGCCAAAAGGAATTTGCGGGCGGGCGATGATTTGTGATCGAGCACGGTTACGCTCAGCCCGGCTTTTGCCAGAACCTCAGCCGCCATCAAGCCGGCAGGGCCTGCCCCTACCACTGTCACCGTTTTCTTCATCAACCCCTAATAGGGAAGATTGAAATAGGTTTCAGCATCCATCTGATAGAAATCAACGGCTTCGGAACGGCCAGGCGCCACGGCAAAATGCTCGCGCTGATCGGCCTGTTCCATGCCGATGCGTTTGGCCAGGGAGGCCGAGGCCACATTCGGGCGCATGACTTTGCACCACAGTTTGTCGGCGCGCAGGCGTTCAAAACCCAAGGCCAGAAGGGCACGGCCAATTTCAGTGCCAAATCCTACGCGCCAGAGTGCGGGGTGCAAACCCCAGCCAATCTCAACCGATCTATCCATCCTGGCGATCAGGAATGCATCGCCCACAACTTCTGCGGAATACCGTTCTTCGGCCACCAGATGAAACATCTTGCGGCCGCTCTCGCCCTGGACAGAAACCTGGCGCGTGACGAAGGCCTTCACCTCGGCTTCATCGGACAGGCGCTGGGCGATGAAGCGCTGGTAACGCGGCTGCGTCATGTAACAGGCCAAATCCTTGCCATCACCCACGCGCATTTCGCGCAGGATGAGATTTTGTGTTTCGAGGTCTTTCAAGGTGGCGAGCGACAGCATAGATGAAGCTTAGACCTAAAAGCGGGCGGTGATAAATACCCAGTTTTCTTGAGCCTCAATGTGGGCTCAACTGACTGTGGACAATTATCGGCATTCTTGCGATAGGCCGTTCACCACTTAGAACGTTTCTAAAGACTTTAAAGGCGGAGAGAAAAGATGTCAGACGCAGCAGATTCAAAAGCCGGAAAATGCCCGGTTGTTCACACATCAGCAGGCGCTCAGGCCAACCATCATTGGTGGCCGAACCAGCTGAACCTGAAAATCCTGCATCAGAATTCCGCCCTCTCCAATCCGATGGGCCCCAGCTTCAATTATGCTGAAGAATTCAAGAAGCTTGATCTGGCCGCGGTGAAGAAAGACCTCACCGCTTTGATGACGGATTCACAGGATTGGTGGCCGGCGGATTTCGGACACTACGGCCCACTCTTCATCCGCATGGCCTGGCATTCAGCCGGCACTTACCGCGTGGGCGATGGCCGCGGGGGTGCAGGCGGTGGCCAGCAGCGTTTCGCACCGCTGAACAGCTGGCCGGACAATGGCAATCTCGACAAGGCGCGCAGGCTGCTTTGGCCGATCAAGGAAAAGTACGGCAACGCGCTGTCCTGGGCGGATCTGATGATCCTCACCGGCAATGTTGCTTTGGAATCGATGGGCTTCAAGACGTTTGGTTTCGCGGGTGGGCGGGCTGATACCTGGGAGCCTGAGGAAAGCGTTTATTGGGGCGCTGAGGACAAGTGGCTTGAGGACAAGCGCTATTCCGGCGACCGCCAGCTCGAAGGCCATCTGGGTGCGGTGCAGATGGGCCTGATCTATGTCAATCCGGAAGGCCCGAATGGCAAGCCAGACCCGGTGGCTGCGGCGCGCGACATCCGCGAGACCTTCGCACGCATGGCGATGAATGACGAAGAAACGGTGGCGCTGATTGCTGGCGGCCACACCTTCGGCAAGACCCATGGTGCGGGCGATGCCAAGCTGGTGGGCGTTGAGCCGGAAGGTGCGAACCTGGAAAATCAGGGCCTCGGCTGGATGAGCAGCCATGGCTCGGGTATCGCCGGCGATGCTATCACCTCCGGCCTTGAAGTGACCTGGACGGCCAAGCCTACGCAATGGAGCCAGGGCTTCTTTTCCAATCTGTTCAACTTCGAATGGGAACTGACCAAGAGTCCGGCAGGCGCCAACCAGTGGACGCCCAAGAATGGCGGCGGCGCGGGCACGGTTCCCTCGGCGCATGATCCATCAAAGAAGATTGCGCCGTCGATGCTGACGACTGACCTGGCGCTTCGCATGGATCCGGCTTACGAGAAAATCTCGCGCCGGTTCTTTGAGAATCCGGATCAGTTTGCCGATGCCTTTGCGCGCGCGTGGTTCAAACTCACGCACCGCGACATGGGCCCGAAGGTGCGTTACCTGGGGGCTGAAGTGCCGAAGGAAGACCTGATCTGGCAGGACCCGATCCCGGCTGCCACCGGCCCTACCCTTGCGCCGTCTGATATTGCCGCGCTGAAGGACAAGATCGCAGCGACCGGGCTTTCGGTCTCGGAACTCGTTTCGACCGCCTGGGCTTCAGCCTCGACCTTCCGTGGGTCTGACAAACGCGGCGGGGCCAATGGCGCACGCATCCGCTTGGCCCCGCAGAAGGATTGGGCGGTGAATGAGCCGGCCAAGCTGGCGAAGGTTCTGAAGTCGCTGGAAGGCGTGCAGAAAGACGCTGGCACCGCTGGCATCAAGGTGTCGCTGGCTGATCTGATCGTGCTGGGCGGTGCTGTGGGTGTGGAACAAGCGGCCAAGGCAGCCGGTCATGCGGTGGAGGTTCCCTTCACGCCGGGCCGCGCTGATGCCTCGCAGGAGCATACTGACGTGGCGTCATTCGCCGTGTTGGAACCCACGGCAGACGGCTTCCGCAATTATCAGAAGAGCACTTCGGCCATTCCGGCTGAAAAGCTGCTGATTGACCGGGCGCAATTGCTCACACTCACTGCGCCTGAACTCACGGTACTGATCGGTGGACTTCGCGTGCTCGGCATCAATGCGGGCGGCACCAAGCATGGTGTGTTCACGCACAATGTGGGCCAGCTCAGCAATGACTTCTTCATCAACCTGCTGGGCATGGGCAATGTGTGGAAGCCCACAGACGACAAGGGCGAAGTCTATCAGGGCACAGACCGCAGCACGGGCAAGCCGACCTGGACTGCGACGCGTGTGGACCTGGTGTTCGGTTCAAACTCGCAACTGCGTGCGTTGGCGGAAGTTTATGGCCAGAGCGACTCGTTGCCAAAGTTCCTGAAAGACTTTGTGGCCGCGTGGAACAAGGTGATGAATGCGGATCGGTTCGATCTCGCCAAGTAAGCGTTAAGGGCGGGATTTTTCCCGCCCTTTTTATCTTCAAACCGAGGTGCTGGCGAACCATTTACGTCCTCGCAACCTTGAGTATAGATGCCGGTTTCCGCACCGAGGCAGGAATTGACTTTTGCAGCGCAAAAACGTAATTGCGGGGCCATGCTTTCCGGGCTTGGCGAGATTTTTCCGGAGCATTGGATCACTCGCATTCGCCAGAACGGTTTTTTCATTCGATGAGTTTTGCCGAACTGGGGCTGAGCCCCAAAGTGCTTGAGGCCGTTACGTCGGCTGGTTATACCACTCCGACCGCCATTCAGGCCGAAGCCATTCCCCATGCCTTGCTGCACAAGGATGTGCTGGGCCTGGCCCAAACGGGCTCCGGCAAGACCGCAGCTTTCGTGCTCCCAATGCTCTCCATGCTGGAAAAGGGCCGCGCCCGTGCCCGCATGCCACGCACACTCATTCTGGAACCCACCCGCGAACTTGCGGCACAGGTCGAAGAATCATTCGCCACGCTGGGCAAGAATCACAAGCTGACGGTTGCACTGCTTATTGGCGGCGTGGCCTTTGATCCGCAGGCCGCCAAAATTGACCGTGGCGCTGACGTGGTGATCGCCACACCGGGCCGCCTGCTCGACCATTTTGAACGCGGCCGCCTGCTGATGACCGGTATTGAAATGCTGGTGATCGACGAGGCTGACCGCATGCTCGACATGGGCTTCATTCCTGACATTGAGCGCATCTGCAAGCTGCTGCCCTTCACGCGCCAGACGCTGTTCTTCTCGGCCACCATGCCGCCGGAAATCCAGCGCCTCACCGCGCAGTTCCTGCATAATCCAGTCAAGATCGAAACCGCCGCGCGCTCTTCCACGGTGGAAACCATCACGCAGCAATTGGTACAAACCCCGCATGACCCCAAGGCCAAGCGCGATACGCTGCGCCGCCTGCTGCAGACACAAACCAACATCAAGAACGGCATTGTGTTTGCCAACCGCAAGACCACAGTGGCGCTGCTTGAAAAGTCGCTGCAGAAGCATGGCTTCAATGCCGGTGCCTTGCACGGCGACATGGACCAATCGGCCCGCACCAAAATGCTGGCCGCTTTCCGCGCCAATGAAGTGACACTGTTGATCGCATCGGATGTTGCTGCGCGCGGGCTTGATATTCCTGATGTGAGCCATGTGTTCAATTTCGATGTGCCTATTCATTCGGAAGATTATGTGCACCGCATAGGCCGTACGGGCCGCGCCGGGCGCGAGGGCCATGCCTTCATGCTGGTGACGCGCGAGGAGAGCAAACAGCTCAACGCCATTACCTCGCTGATCAAGAAAGACATCCCCTATTTCACGCTGGAAGGTGCTCCTGAAGTTTCCTCCGCTGACGGCGATGCGCCGCGCCGCGAGCGTGGTGGCCATGGCCGGTCCCGCGGTGGTGGTGAACAGCGCCGCGAGCGTGAGCCGCGTGCCGATCGTGCGCCGAGGCCCTCTCGTGCCGAGCCGGTTGAACAGGCTGCGCTTGCTGAAACCGTGCAACAGGATGAGCAAACCTCGGCAGCACCACGCCCTGAGCGCAAGGGACGTTCTGAAGCTGCTGAGCGCCGTGAACGCAATTCTCGCCGCCCGCCTCGCAATGAGCAGGGCCGCGATGATGCGGTGCAGGATTCTTCGGGGTTCCACGAAGGCAATATGCCGGCCTTTCTGACAAAGCGCTAAATCAGTTATTTCAATCACTTCGCAACTTCGTAACGGATCATTATCCGTGAACGGACGAGTTTTGCTTTTCGTTCACCAATGGACGCTAGTCTCTTGGCATGTCGTCCGAGAGCAAAACTCAGAAATTGCGTGCGCCCCGCCAACGGGTGTTAAAGACGGCCAAGATCGTGATGCTGAACGATTGGCGATTCTACGATTGCACAATCCGTGATATTTCGGCCGGCGGCGCCAAGCTCATCTGTGGCGAGCAATCCTACATTCCCAATGAATTTCGCCTCTACACGCCATGGGACCATTCAATCCGCAGCGCCCGCGTCGTATGGCGCAAGGGCAACCAGATGGGCATCGCGTTCACTTCGGAAAAGACGGAAACGCCGCGCATGAAGATGCTGGACGGCGACAAGTTGAGCATGGCGTAAACTATTTCGTTCTCTGAGTCCGAGCCGGTTTCTTTTTGACAGGTGTTGCGGCAAGCGCAATCAATGCCTTACGGCACCAAGTTTCCATCTCTGCGGGATCATCGAGGCAAGAAATAGGTGCCGTCCAATAAGGCATGGCTATATGCCTGCCGTCGGGATTTCCCGGGGTAAACTGCTTGCCGCCCAGCGCATTCAATTCATCAGCGAGGCTGCCTGTGGCCTTGAGATAGAATTCGTCATCAATGATCAACGCAAAAATCTGCGGCCCCAGATAAAGCCCCATTTCGCCGAACATTCTTTTGGTAGTGACTTTGCCCAGGCCCGCCATCAGGTCCAGAACCTGATCGGCGACGCCGGGTGTTACGCTCATTGCGCGGCGGCAACCAGCTGCACGCTTTCGCCGCAGCCACAGGCCGAAATCTGGTTCGGGTTGTTGAACACAAAACCGGACTTCAAAGTGCCACTCTGGAAATCCATTTCGGTGCCCAGCAGGAACATCACGGCCTTGCTTTCGATCAGCACGCGCGCGCCATCCTGCTCCACCACTTCGTCGAACTTACCCTGCTCGACTGCCCATTCCATGGTGTATTCCATGCCGGCGCAGCCGCCATTCTTGACACCGACGCGCAGGCCCACGCCTTCTTGTTTGGCCATCAGCTCAAGCAGGCGCGAAATCGCCGCGGGGGTGATTTTCAAGATTGACGGACGGGGGCGTGCAATAGCTGTAGCCATGACTTCATCCTACCACATATTCATCGCCATGCGGGCTTCTTCGCTCATGCGCGAATGATCCCAGGGCGGGTCAAAAGTTATGCGGGCTTTGGCGGATGCCACGCCCGGCACTGTCGATACGGCATTTTCTACCCACATCGGCATATCGCCGGCCACGGGGCAGCCCGGAGCAGTCAGCGTCATTTCGATGGCGACGTTGCGGTCATCATCGATATCCACCTTATAGACCAGGCCCAGCTCATATATATCGACGGGGATTTCCGGATCGTAAACCGTCTTCAAGGCCGAAACGATGTCATCGGTCAGCCGCGCCAGTTCATCCGCCGGGATGGCCGACGGGTTCGGGGCGTTCTCGCCGGTGGCATTCGCCACTTCGGGGGCCGCTATGGTCGATGCTTCGCTCAATTAAAGATCCACAATTTAACTGAATACTCTTTGTGCAGAGATAAGCGCTACCGCCAGTTTATCAACCTCTTCCATCGTATTGTACATGGCGAAGCTGGCGCGGGCGGTAGCGGTGACACCGAGGCGCTGCAGCAGCGGCTGGGTGCAATGGGTGCCGGCGCGCACAGCAATGCCTTGGTGGTCGATAATGGTCGATATGTCATGAGGATGAGCACCCTGCATGGCGAAGGAAATGATGGGGCCTTTGTGCTTGGCGCGGCCGAAGATTTTGATCGAATTGATCTTGCTCAGGCGCTCCATGGCGTAATCATGCAGCGCCTTTTCATGGGCTTGCATGGCATCAAGGCCGACGGACTGCATGTAATCGAGCGCTGCGCCGAGGCCGATGGCCTCCACGATGGCCGGCGTGCCGGCTTCAAAACGGTGCGGCGGGTGGTTGTAGGTGATACTGTCTAAAGTAACTTCCGAGATCATCTCGCCACCGCCTTGATAAGGCGGCATTTTCTCCAGCAACTCAGCCTTGCCGTAAAGCACGCCGATGCCGCTGGGGCCATAGGTCTTGTGGCCAGTGAAGACGAGGAAATCTGCACCGAGCGCCTGCACATCGATCTTGCCATGGACGGCGGCCTGACTGGCATCGAGCAGAACCGGCACGCCATGGGCATGGGCGATCTTGATCACCTCAGCCGCAGGCACTTCGCTGCCCAGCGCGTTCGACATCATGGTGATGGCCACCATTTTGGTCCGCTTGGTGATGAGCTTGGCGAATTCCTCGATCAGGAAATTGCCTTCATCATCAATCGGCGCCCATTTGATCACAGCACCGCGACGCTCGCGGTGGAAATGCCAGGGCACAATATTGGAATGATGTTCCAAGATGGAGATGATGATTTCATCGCCCTCCCCGATCACGCTGTTGCCGTAGCTTTGAGCGACCAGGTTGATCGCCTCGGTGGCGTTGCGGGTGAAGATGATCTGGTCTTTGGACGGCGCATTGATGAACCGGCGCACGCTTTCGCGCGCGGCTTCGAACGCGTCAGTGGAGGCGTTGGAAAGGAAATGCAGGCCGCGATGCACATTGGCATAGGTCTCGATCATCGCCTTGGTCATCGCATCGATGACGGCCGTGGGCTTTTGCGCCGAGGCGGCGTTATCGAGATAGACCAGCGGTTTGCCATAAACCTCGCGGGCGAGGATGGGGAAATCGGCACGGATTTTGGTGACGTCAAACGTCATCCGTGGATCACCCATTTTTCAGCCAAGGCTGCCAAAGCTTCACGCAGATCATCCTGCGCCACCATGTCGAAGGCTTCTCCGACGAAGGCGGCGATGAGCAGCGACTTGGCTTCCGATTCCGGTATGCCGCGCGATTTCAGATAGAACAGATGATCGTGATTGAGATCACCCGCAGTGGCGCCGTGGCCGCAGACCACGTCGTCGGCGAAAATCTCAAGCTCCGGCTTGGCGTCGAATTCAGCAGTCTCTGACAACAACAGCGCGTGGCTGGATTGCTTGCCATCGGTCTTCTGCGCATCGCGTGCTACGACAACCTTGCCCTGGAAAATGCCGCGGGCGTTGTCGTCCATCACACACTTAAATAATTCACGGCTGGTGCAATGCGGCTGGGCGTGATTGATCACCAGCGCCGTATCCACATGCTGCTTGTCGCGCAGCAAGTAAGCGCCGCTGATTTTTGCGTCGCCGTTCTGGCCATGAAAGTTGCATTTGCCATTCTGGCGGGTGAGCAAAGCGCCGAGATGCACCGTCACGTCATTCAGATGCGAATCCTGATGCAGGTTCACGTTCACATGCGAGAGATGCGTTGCAGCGGAAGCATCATTCTGCAGCTTCAGCCGGTCCAGCTTGGCGGATTTGCCGAGATCAATTTCGGTGACGCTGTTGATGACGTAATCGCCCTCACCCACAAAGGTCTCGATGATCGAGGCGGATGCGCCTTCAGCAACCGTGATGCGGTTGTGCAACCCCATGGCGCGCGGAGCCGCGTTGGTGGCGATGTGGATGATCTCGGTCAAGTGTTCGGTCTGACCCTGGAAGTCGAGCACCTTGCCACTGGCCTTCAAAGCACGGTTGATTTCGATCAGTTCGCCTTTGGCGTGGGATTCTTCGGTGTTGTCGCTGATTTTCAATCCTGCGAGACGGGAGTGCTTCTCATCGAACACGCCATTCACAAACACCACGCGCGCCTTGGCGGCTTTGGTGAAGGGTGAAGTGGCCAGCAGGCGCTCAACATCCTTGGCCGCCGCCTCTACTTTGGCCGGCGGATAGGGCTTGGTGAGACGCGCGCGCACATCGGTCCAGCGCCATTCCTCCATGCGCCGGTGCGGCAAAGATACGCCCAGGGCCTGTTCGGCCGAGGTCAATTCCAAGGCTGTGCTCACGCCGCCTTCTCCGCAAAGTCGGCATAGCCGTTCTTTTCGAGTTCCAGCGCCAATTCCTTGCCGCCGGTTTTCACGATCTTGCCATCCGACAGAACATGCACAACATCCGGCACGATGTGATCGAGCAGACGCTGATAATGGGTGATGACGATCATCGAACGTTCCGGTGAGCGCAGAGCGTTCACGCCTTCGGCCACCACTTTGAGCGCATCGATATCAAGGCCGGAATCGGTTTCATCAAGCACGCAGAGCGTGGGTTCCAGAACCGCCATCTGCAGGATTTCGGCGCGCTTCTTTTCGCCGCCGGAGAAGCCCACATTGACGGGGCGCTTCAGCATGTCCTGGCTGATGTTCAGCTTGGCCGCGCGCTCTTTCACAAAGCGCATGAAGTCCGGAATCGACAATTCCTTTTCGCCGCGCGCTTTGCGCTGGGCGTTGAGTGCGACCTTCAGGAACTGCATGGTCTGCACGCCGGGGATTTCAATCGGATACTGGAACGCTAAAAAGAGTCCCTTGGCGGCGCGCTCATTGGGGTCGAGTGCAAGCATGTCTTCGCCATTGTAAGTCACGCTGCCTTGCGTCACTTCATAGCCTTCACGGCCCGAGAGCACGTAAGACAGAGTGGACTTGCCGGAGCCGTTGGGACCCATGATGGCATGCACCTCACCTGGTTTTACGGTGAGCGTGAGACCTTTCAGAATTTCGCGCCCCTCGTCCGCCAGTTTGACGTGGAGGTTTTCGATCTTCAACATTATCGGATTGCCTTGCCAGTCTTGATCGACTGCTTGTTGAGTTCAATGATTTCCACCGCCGAAGGCGCAAACTTCGTCACGGCTTCAAGCAGGCTTTTCGAAGTGCGGTCGTCCTGACGCTTCACTTTGAAACCGTCGGTGCCCCAATCAGAATAAGAAATGGCCGTGTAGCCGCCGCGCGTCGTGGCGGTGAACACTTCCAGCGTGCCGAGGTAAAATCCATAAGACGTATTGCCGCTGCCGAAGACGCGCGCGCTCTTTTCAAAAAACTGCGCCAGGCCTTGAGTCTGCGCGGTCCAATAAGTGGTCAATTCCGTAATCATCCAACACTTCCTTCCAAACTGATGCCGATCAATTTTTGCGTTTCGGCCATGAATTCCATTGGCAATTGCTGCAGCACATCGCGCACGAAGCCATTGACGATAAGGGCCACGGCTTCCTCCTGCGAGAGGCCGCGCGACATGCAGTAGAACATCTGATCATCGCTGATCTTCGAAGTCGTTGCCTCATGCTCGAACTGGGCGGTCGAGGTTTTGGCTTCGATATAGGGCACAGTGTGTGCGCCGCATTTGTCGCCGATCAGCAATGAGTCACACTGGGTGAAGTTGCGGGCATTGAGCGCCTTGCGGTGGGCTGAGACGAGGCCGCGATAGGTGTTGTCGCTGCGGCCGGCGGCGATGCCCTTGGAGATGATGCGGCTTGATGTGTTCTTACCCAAATGGATCATCTTGGTGCCGCTATCGACCTGCTGGCGGCCATTGGAAATGGCAATTGAATAGAACTCGCCGCGCGAATGATCGCCGCGCAGAATGCAGCTCGGATATTTCCAGGTGATGGCCGAACCGGTTTCAACCTGTGTCCATGAAATCTTGGAATGGGCGCCACGGCAATCGCCGCGCTTGGTCACGAAATTATAGACGCCACCCTTGCCTTCAGCATCGCCAGGATACCAGTTCTGCACGGTGGAATATTTGATCTCGGCACCTTCCAGCGCGATCAGCTCGACCACGGCGGCGTGGAGCTGACTTTCCTCGCGGGTGGGTGCGGTGCAGCCTTCGAGATAGCTGACATAGGAGCCCTTGTCGGCAATGATGAGCGTGCGCTCAAACTGGCCGGTGTTCCTCGCATTCATGCGGAAATAGGTGGAAAGCTCCATCGGGCAGCGCACGCCGGGCGGCACGTAAACGAACGAGCCATCGGAGAAGACGCCGCTGTTGAGTGCCGCGAAATAATTATCGGCCTGCGGCACCACGGAGCCGAGATATTGCTTCACCAGATCGGGATGCTCACGCAACGCTTCCGAGATAGAGCAGAAGATCACGCCGGCTTTGGCCAGTTCATCCTTGAAGGTGGTGACCACCGAGACCGAGTCAAATACAGCATCCACGGCCACGCGTGATTCACGGATCTCATTGCCGTCTTCGTCGAGCTGGCTTTTCTCGCCCTGCTTTCG
This genomic interval from Aestuariivirga litoralis contains the following:
- the sufB gene encoding Fe-S cluster assembly protein SufB; this encodes MMADQETIDLVKTIEVDKYKYGFETDIESEYAPKGLNEDIVRFISAKKGEPQWMLDWRLEAYRVWQTMDEPNWARVNYPKINYQDLYYYAAPKSSAAPKSLDEIDPKLLETYAKLGIPLKEQEILAGVRKQGEKSQLDEDGNEIRESRVAVDAVFDSVSVVTTFKDELAKAGVIFCSISEALREHPDLVKQYLGSVVPQADNYFAALNSGVFSDGSFVYVPPGVRCPMELSTYFRMNARNTGQFERTLIIADKGSYVSYLEGCTAPTREESQLHAAVVELIALEGAEIKYSTVQNWYPGDAEGKGGVYNFVTKRGDCRGAHSKISWTQVETGSAITWKYPSCILRGDHSRGEFYSIAISNGRQQVDSGTKMIHLGKNTSSRIISKGIAAGRSDNTYRGLVSAHRKALNARNFTQCDSLLIGDKCGAHTVPYIEAKTSTAQFEHEATTSKISDDQMFYCMSRGLSQEEAVALIVNGFVRDVLQQLPMEFMAETQKLIGISLEGSVG
- the sufC gene encoding Fe-S cluster assembly ATPase SufC; translation: MLKIENLHVKLADEGREILKGLTLTVKPGEVHAIMGPNGSGKSTLSYVLSGREGYEVTQGSVTYNGEDMLALDPNERAAKGLFLAFQYPIEIPGVQTMQFLKVALNAQRKARGEKELSIPDFMRFVKERAAKLNISQDMLKRPVNVGFSGGEKKRAEILQMAVLEPTLCVLDETDSGLDIDALKVVAEGVNALRSPERSMIVITHYQRLLDHIVPDVVHVLSDGKIVKTGGKELALELEKNGYADFAEKAA
- the sufD gene encoding Fe-S cluster assembly protein SufD; protein product: MSTALELTSAEQALGVSLPHRRMEEWRWTDVRARLTKPYPPAKVEAAAKDVERLLATSPFTKAAKARVVFVNGVFDEKHSRLAGLKISDNTEESHAKGELIEINRALKASGKVLDFQGQTEHLTEIIHIATNAAPRAMGLHNRITVAEGASASIIETFVGEGDYVINSVTEIDLGKSAKLDRLKLQNDASAATHLSHVNVNLHQDSHLNDVTVHLGALLTRQNGKCNFHGQNGDAKISGAYLLRDKQHVDTALVINHAQPHCTSRELFKCVMDDNARGIFQGKVVVARDAQKTDGKQSSHALLLSETAEFDAKPELEIFADDVVCGHGATAGDLNHDHLFYLKSRGIPESEAKSLLIAAFVGEAFDMVAQDDLREALAALAEKWVIHG